One genomic window of Pigmentiphaga litoralis includes the following:
- a CDS encoding cell division protein FtsQ/DivIB gives MWNDSRTLNLLANTLYLLAALALGLAALLWMAQRPVFALKGIVVEADNAELQHVTTASVRATIEGRLTGNFFTADLEQVRQVLETVPWVRHASIRRQWPNALRVTVEEHRVLGLWNENRLLNTYGESFTANLGEAEEDGALPVFGGPPGSEKLVAQRYAELIRWFAPIKVDPSRVLLTQRYAWQVELSTGLTIDLGRDPTSVGGTDPASLESRVQRFVQAAPVIDSRIGKTIHADLRYPNGFAITTAKPAPAPKAAPGTKKPASTPKTTQKKP, from the coding sequence GTGTGGAACGACTCCCGAACCCTCAACCTTCTTGCCAACACGCTGTATCTGTTGGCGGCGCTGGCATTGGGGTTGGCCGCCTTGCTGTGGATGGCGCAGCGGCCGGTGTTCGCGCTCAAGGGCATCGTGGTGGAAGCCGACAACGCCGAGCTGCAGCATGTGACGACCGCCAGCGTGCGCGCGACCATCGAGGGACGGCTGACGGGCAATTTCTTCACGGCCGACCTGGAGCAGGTACGGCAGGTGCTCGAGACCGTGCCCTGGGTGCGCCATGCCTCGATTCGTCGCCAGTGGCCCAATGCGCTGCGCGTGACGGTGGAAGAGCACCGGGTGCTGGGCTTGTGGAACGAAAACCGGCTGCTCAACACCTATGGGGAGTCGTTCACGGCGAACCTGGGCGAGGCCGAGGAAGACGGCGCGCTGCCGGTGTTCGGCGGCCCGCCGGGCTCGGAAAAACTCGTGGCGCAGCGCTACGCGGAATTGATCCGCTGGTTTGCGCCCATCAAGGTCGACCCGTCCCGGGTACTGCTGACTCAGCGGTACGCGTGGCAGGTCGAATTGTCGACCGGTCTGACGATCGACCTGGGTCGGGATCCGACCTCGGTCGGCGGGACCGATCCGGCCTCGCTCGAATCGCGTGTGCAGCGTTTCGTGCAGGCCGCCCCGGTCATCGACAGCCGGATCGGCAAGACGATCCATGCCGACCTGCGTTACCCCAACGGTTTTGCCATCACCACGGCAAAGCCGGCCCCGGCGCCTAAGGCGGCGCCAGGCACCAAGAAACCCGCATCAACCCCGAAAACTACCCAGAAAAAGCCATGA
- the ftsA gene encoding cell division protein FtsA — translation MTRETKDLIVALDIGTSKVVAVVAEMQPEGRFEVLGLGQHESRGMRKGVVVNIETTVNSIQRALEEAELMADCKIRDVFTGIAGSHIRSFNSSGMVAIKDKEVTAADVARVIETAKAINIPTDQQVLHVLTQEFIVDGQEDIREPIGMSGIRLEVRVHIVTGAVSAAQNIVKCVRRCGLEVQDLILQPLASSLACLTTDEKELGVVLVDIGGGTTDIAIFTGGAIRHTAVIPIAGDQITGDIAAALRTPTPDAEEIKLRYGVAKQVLASPDERIEVPGLGDRGPRQLSRQALGAVIEPRVEELFTFVQQVVRESGYDELLSSGIVLTGGTSQMPGVVELAEDIFLKPVRLGVPEYTGSLADVVRSPRFSTVMGLLAEARLQRVRGRRVAQQTGNVTQIFARMKEWFLGNF, via the coding sequence ATGACCCGTGAAACCAAGGACCTGATCGTTGCCCTCGACATTGGCACCAGCAAAGTGGTGGCAGTGGTCGCCGAGATGCAGCCGGAAGGGCGCTTCGAAGTCCTCGGACTCGGGCAGCACGAGTCGCGCGGGATGCGCAAGGGCGTTGTCGTCAACATCGAGACGACCGTCAATTCCATTCAGCGCGCGCTTGAAGAAGCCGAGCTGATGGCCGACTGCAAGATCCGCGACGTGTTCACCGGCATTGCCGGCAGCCACATCCGCAGCTTCAATTCCAGCGGCATGGTCGCGATCAAGGACAAGGAAGTCACCGCGGCCGACGTGGCCCGCGTGATCGAGACGGCCAAGGCCATCAACATCCCGACCGACCAGCAAGTCCTGCACGTGCTGACGCAGGAATTCATCGTTGACGGCCAGGAAGACATTCGCGAGCCGATCGGCATGAGCGGCATCCGCCTGGAAGTGCGCGTGCACATCGTGACCGGCGCCGTCAGCGCCGCGCAGAACATCGTGAAGTGCGTGCGCCGCTGCGGCCTGGAAGTGCAGGACCTGATCCTGCAACCGCTGGCGTCCAGCCTGGCGTGCCTGACCACCGACGAAAAGGAACTGGGCGTGGTCCTGGTCGACATCGGCGGCGGCACGACCGACATCGCCATTTTTACCGGCGGCGCGATCCGCCACACGGCCGTAATCCCGATTGCGGGCGACCAGATCACCGGCGACATTGCCGCCGCGCTGCGCACGCCGACGCCCGACGCCGAAGAGATCAAGTTGCGCTATGGCGTGGCCAAACAAGTGCTGGCCAGCCCCGACGAACGGATCGAAGTGCCCGGCCTGGGCGATCGTGGACCGCGTCAACTATCGCGCCAGGCCCTGGGCGCCGTTATCGAACCGCGCGTTGAAGAGCTGTTCACCTTCGTGCAGCAGGTGGTGCGCGAATCCGGTTACGACGAGCTGCTGTCGTCCGGCATCGTGCTGACCGGCGGTACATCGCAAATGCCTGGCGTGGTCGAGCTGGCCGAAGACATTTTCCTGAAACCCGTTCGCCTGGGCGTGCCGGAATACACCGGCAGCCTGGCGGACGTGGTGCGCAGTCCGCGATTTTCCACCGTGATGGGCCTGTTGGCCGAGGCGCGTTTGCAACGTGTCCGCGGCCGCCGCGTTGCACAGCAGACCGGCAACGTCACGCAGATTTTCGCGCGCATGAAAGAGTGGTTTCTGGGGAATTTCTGA
- the ftsZ gene encoding cell division protein FtsZ: MKFEMLDTDTRGTVIKVVGVGGAGGNAVAHMIRRGVQGVDFICANTDAQALAHTNAPIQIRLGRSGLGAGAKPEQGRAAADTAREEIRDALQGANMVFITAGMGGGTGTGAGPVVAEVAKELGILTVAVVTKPFAFEGGKRMRMAEEGIDALSEHVHSLIVVLNEKLYDLMGEDATQEDCFKNADDVLHNACAGIAEIINVDGNVNVDFEDVKTIMSEQGKAMMGTAIASGVDRARVAAEHAIACPLLEGIDLNGARGVLVNITASRSLKMRETREIMDTIRSYAAEEATVIFGVAYDDAIGEDLRVTVVATGLGRAKAKPQLVQNAMPQLRTGTSDAHAYQQAGGNTGNAGGGNSNHNGSTNYHDYDTPTVFRNPRDASMRVQALESSGMEHLDIPAFLRKQAD, translated from the coding sequence ATGAAATTCGAAATGCTAGACACCGATACCCGTGGCACGGTCATCAAGGTCGTGGGTGTGGGCGGAGCCGGTGGCAACGCCGTCGCCCACATGATTCGCCGTGGCGTCCAGGGCGTGGACTTCATCTGCGCCAATACCGACGCACAAGCGCTGGCCCACACCAATGCCCCGATCCAGATCCGTCTGGGCCGCAGCGGCCTGGGCGCTGGCGCCAAGCCTGAGCAGGGCCGCGCTGCCGCTGACACGGCACGCGAAGAAATCCGTGACGCGCTGCAAGGCGCCAACATGGTCTTCATTACCGCCGGCATGGGCGGTGGCACGGGCACGGGCGCCGGTCCGGTCGTGGCGGAAGTCGCGAAGGAACTGGGCATCCTGACGGTGGCCGTGGTCACCAAGCCGTTCGCGTTCGAAGGCGGCAAGCGCATGCGCATGGCCGAAGAAGGCATCGACGCGCTGTCGGAACACGTGCATTCCTTGATCGTCGTGCTGAACGAAAAGCTGTATGACCTGATGGGCGAAGACGCCACCCAGGAAGACTGCTTCAAGAACGCCGACGACGTGCTGCACAACGCTTGCGCCGGCATCGCCGAAATCATCAACGTCGACGGCAACGTCAACGTCGACTTCGAAGACGTCAAGACCATCATGAGCGAGCAGGGCAAGGCCATGATGGGCACGGCCATCGCCAGCGGCGTGGACCGCGCGCGCGTGGCTGCCGAGCATGCGATTGCATGCCCGCTGCTCGAAGGCATCGATCTGAACGGCGCGCGCGGCGTGCTGGTCAACATCACTGCCAGCCGTTCGCTGAAGATGCGCGAAACGCGCGAAATCATGGACACCATCCGCAGCTATGCCGCGGAAGAAGCCACCGTGATCTTTGGCGTGGCGTACGACGACGCGATCGGTGAAGACCTGCGCGTGACCGTGGTCGCCACCGGCCTGGGCCGTGCGAAGGCCAAGCCGCAACTGGTGCAGAACGCCATGCCCCAGCTGCGCACCGGCACCAGCGATGCCCACGCCTACCAGCAAGCCGGCGGCAACACCGGCAATGCAGGCGGCGGCAACAGCAACCACAACGGTTCGACCAACTACCACGACTACGACACGCCGACCGTGTTCCGCAATCCGCGTGACGCATCGATGCGTGTCCAGGCTCTGGAAAGCTCGGGCATGGAACATCTGGACATCCCGGCCTTCCTGCGCAAGCAAGCCGACTGA
- a CDS encoding M48 family metallopeptidase: protein MSNPRTQLVRIFLLTLVSLFLIPIATLLFTEYALRTQDAEFIQGIEQRMGSDSSMSAAERADSIAYYRSHPLSGACAATSPEDQVYHDKVCSPYSMHWQFHYLELTAIWTLVLGVALLLAALALGAIAYASRPLRYAAFVAGWRLVTITSAIEVVLQSVMLVWLSFWVTAYFWNSYYVKLIALAGIAAAAAVFFAIWTLFKRIPSGNAVEGELINEADAPRLWDRIRQLAAAAKTTPPDHVVAGIDTNFFVTEAPCDVGGRTLTGRTLFVSLPLLRVLDQAEADAVLAHELAHLGGGDTRLSAALGPKLQQFDRYTWQMREGGLTIVTHYLLRLFRMIIEYALARDSREREHAADRVAAEVTEPGAVIRALIKITAYASYRNDVENRLFAQQHQHDGALGIARFVAEGLPPYARSSDFLADMQQGGVPHPYDSHPPLSERMRHVGHHIAEQEYGAIVTATPAATWVDDIETADAIEQRLWSEYEQRFVQDHELSLAYRYEPATEDETEHVLRFFPPVSFDLKEGNIVVSYLGLTPSANMGTTMTWDEIKGLTFKDSNFGRDTLKVTHFEKGTLGAKTTTIKLTGLAKRKDEFKAAVGQYWHRHQVMRAQQQQAAEALVMAGAGAASAGTAAPVTMQSENAGGDGPADVTADASGANRPQA from the coding sequence ATGTCCAACCCACGCACCCAGCTCGTACGAATTTTCCTGTTGACCCTCGTATCGCTGTTCCTGATCCCCATCGCCACCCTGCTGTTCACCGAATACGCCTTGCGCACGCAAGACGCGGAATTCATCCAGGGCATCGAACAGCGCATGGGGTCCGATTCCAGCATGTCGGCCGCCGAACGCGCCGACTCCATCGCGTACTACCGCAGCCATCCGCTGTCGGGCGCGTGTGCCGCTACCAGTCCGGAAGACCAGGTCTATCACGACAAGGTCTGCAGTCCGTACTCGATGCACTGGCAGTTCCACTACCTTGAACTGACCGCGATCTGGACGCTGGTGCTCGGCGTGGCCTTGCTGCTTGCAGCGCTTGCGCTGGGCGCCATCGCCTATGCCAGCCGGCCGCTGCGGTATGCGGCGTTTGTGGCGGGTTGGCGCCTGGTCACGATCACCAGCGCGATTGAAGTCGTGCTGCAAAGCGTGATGCTGGTGTGGCTGTCGTTCTGGGTGACCGCGTATTTCTGGAACAGCTACTACGTGAAGCTGATCGCGCTGGCCGGCATTGCCGCGGCAGCCGCCGTGTTCTTTGCGATCTGGACGCTGTTCAAACGCATTCCGTCGGGCAACGCCGTGGAAGGCGAGCTGATCAACGAGGCCGATGCGCCGCGCCTGTGGGACCGCATCCGCCAGCTGGCCGCGGCCGCCAAGACCACGCCGCCCGACCATGTCGTGGCCGGCATCGACACCAACTTTTTCGTGACCGAAGCGCCGTGCGACGTGGGCGGCCGGACCCTGACCGGCCGCACGCTGTTCGTCAGCCTGCCGCTGTTGCGGGTGCTGGACCAGGCCGAAGCCGATGCCGTGCTGGCGCATGAACTGGCGCATCTGGGCGGTGGCGATACGCGCCTGAGCGCGGCCCTGGGCCCCAAGCTGCAGCAGTTCGATCGATACACCTGGCAGATGCGCGAAGGCGGCCTGACCATCGTCACGCATTACCTGCTGCGCCTGTTCCGCATGATCATCGAATATGCGTTGGCGCGTGACAGCCGCGAGCGCGAACATGCGGCCGACCGCGTGGCGGCTGAGGTGACCGAACCCGGCGCCGTGATCCGCGCGCTGATCAAGATCACTGCGTACGCCAGCTATCGCAATGACGTCGAAAACCGGTTGTTCGCGCAGCAGCATCAGCATGATGGCGCACTGGGCATTGCGCGGTTCGTGGCCGAAGGCCTGCCCCCGTATGCCCGGTCGTCGGATTTCCTGGCTGACATGCAGCAGGGCGGCGTGCCGCATCCCTACGACAGCCACCCGCCCTTGTCGGAACGCATGCGCCATGTGGGGCATCACATTGCCGAGCAGGAATACGGCGCGATCGTAACGGCGACGCCGGCGGCAACCTGGGTCGACGACATCGAAACCGCCGATGCGATCGAGCAGCGCCTGTGGAGCGAGTATGAACAACGCTTCGTGCAGGACCATGAACTGAGCCTGGCCTACCGCTACGAGCCCGCGACCGAAGACGAGACGGAACACGTGCTGCGCTTTTTCCCGCCCGTGTCATTCGACCTGAAGGAAGGCAACATTGTCGTGAGCTATCTCGGCCTGACACCCAGCGCCAACATGGGCACGACGATGACCTGGGACGAGATCAAGGGGCTGACCTTCAAGGACAGCAACTTTGGCCGCGACACATTGAAAGTGACCCACTTTGAAAAGGGCACCCTGGGCGCCAAGACCACCACCATCAAGCTGACCGGGTTGGCCAAGCGCAAAGACGAGTTCAAGGCGGCGGTAGGCCAGTACTGGCATCGCCACCAGGTCATGCGCGCGCAGCAGCAACAGGCGGCGGAAGCGCTGGTGATGGCAGGTGCGGGCGCGGCCAGTGCCGGCACGGCGGCACCAGTGACGATGCAGTCGGAAAACGCAGGCGGCGACGGACCCGCTGATGTGACTGCTGACGCATCGGGGGCGAACCGGCCGCAGGCTTGA
- a CDS encoding peroxiredoxin, whose translation MTIKVGDRVPDGTLTEFIAVETEGCSLGPNAFPVADLVKGKKIAVFAVPGAFTPTCSAKHVPSYLENFDAIKAKGVDEIWCVATNDAFVMGAWAKDQKASGKIRFMADGSVKWTKALGLDMDLTERGMGVRSQRYSMLLDDGVVKQLNVEAAGKYEVSDGATMLGQL comes from the coding sequence ATGACCATCAAAGTTGGCGATCGCGTTCCCGACGGCACCCTGACCGAGTTCATCGCAGTGGAAACCGAGGGCTGCTCCCTGGGCCCCAATGCCTTCCCGGTAGCAGACCTGGTCAAGGGCAAGAAGATCGCGGTTTTCGCGGTTCCTGGCGCCTTTACCCCGACCTGCTCGGCCAAGCACGTTCCCAGCTATCTGGAAAACTTCGACGCCATCAAGGCCAAGGGTGTGGACGAGATCTGGTGCGTGGCGACCAATGACGCATTCGTCATGGGCGCGTGGGCCAAGGACCAGAAGGCCAGCGGCAAGATCCGCTTCATGGCCGACGGTTCGGTCAAGTGGACCAAGGCGCTGGGTCTGGACATGGACCTGACCGAACGCGGCATGGGCGTGCGTTCGCAGCGCTATTCGATGCTGCTGGATGACGGCGTCGTCAAGCAACTGAACGTCGAAGCCGCCGGCAAGTACGAAGTCAGCGACGGCGCGACGATGCTCGGCCAGCTGTAA
- the lpxC gene encoding UDP-3-O-acyl-N-acetylglucosamine deacetylase — MLRQRTIQSVTRTTGVGLHSGRRVELTLRPAAPDTGIVFHRIDLPEPVDLPASALEVGDTRMASVLQKGNVRVSTVEHLMSACAGLGIDNLHVDLTAEEVPIMDGSAGTFVFLLQSAGLEEQNAAKKFIRVLEPVEVREGEGEGAKWARLEPFDGYALAFSIDFHHPAIDSTANFAEIDFSKQSYVREIARARTFGFMQDVENLRAAGLARGGSLDNAIVMDEYRVLNADGLRYDDEFVKHKILDAIGDLYLIGKPLIARYVAHKSGHGMNNQLVRALLAKQDAWELVSFESTAAAPRAFRQEWALA, encoded by the coding sequence ATGCTTCGTCAGCGCACCATCCAAAGCGTTACCCGCACGACCGGCGTCGGCCTGCACTCAGGTCGTCGGGTCGAGCTGACGCTGCGGCCCGCGGCGCCTGATACCGGCATCGTGTTCCACCGTATCGACCTGCCCGAACCTGTCGACCTGCCCGCGTCCGCGCTGGAAGTGGGCGACACGCGCATGGCGTCGGTGCTGCAGAAAGGCAATGTGCGGGTGTCCACCGTGGAACACCTGATGTCGGCGTGCGCCGGCCTGGGGATCGACAATCTGCATGTCGACCTGACGGCCGAAGAAGTGCCGATCATGGACGGCAGCGCGGGCACGTTCGTGTTCCTGCTGCAATCGGCCGGGCTGGAAGAGCAGAACGCCGCCAAGAAATTCATCCGGGTGCTCGAACCCGTGGAAGTGCGCGAAGGCGAAGGCGAGGGCGCCAAGTGGGCCCGCCTGGAACCGTTCGACGGCTATGCGCTGGCGTTTTCCATCGACTTCCATCATCCGGCCATCGATTCGACCGCGAATTTTGCCGAGATCGATTTCTCCAAGCAGTCGTACGTGCGCGAGATCGCCCGCGCCCGTACCTTCGGCTTCATGCAGGACGTCGAAAACCTGCGTGCCGCGGGCCTGGCCCGGGGCGGCAGTCTCGACAACGCCATCGTGATGGACGAATACCGCGTGCTGAATGCCGACGGCCTTCGGTACGACGACGAATTCGTCAAACACAAGATCCTGGATGCGATTGGCGACCTGTACCTGATCGGCAAGCCGCTGATCGCCCGGTATGTCGCGCACAAGTCCGGCCACGGCATGAACAACCAGCTGGTGCGCGCACTGCTGGCCAAACAGGACGCGTGGGAACTGGTGTCGTTCGAATCCACGGCCGCCGCGCCGCGGGCGTTCCGCCAGGAGTGGGCGCTGGCCTGA
- a CDS encoding DciA family protein, whose protein sequence is MRLARRAAPFWYVGFPGIRTNLNFDYRDLLAVLRRKKKLTDPASQTATMNWLRHDSRGASLMSTATQLMALQNQVDAVLPEALRGACRVLRFQDNNLTLGVPAASHSAKLRQLAPRIVAGLEKQGWQVNGIAVRVQASLTRPVEALMAEHALPRQPAQPLGNQGIAAFEELQGHLREGPLANAVARLLARRKPG, encoded by the coding sequence ATGCGCCTTGCTCGGCGCGCTGCACCCTTCTGGTACGTAGGGTTCCCGGGTATCCGGACGAACCTGAATTTCGACTATCGAGACCTTCTCGCAGTGCTACGACGCAAGAAAAAACTGACCGATCCGGCTTCGCAGACCGCCACGATGAACTGGCTGCGCCACGACAGCCGCGGGGCCAGCCTGATGAGCACGGCCACCCAGTTGATGGCCCTGCAGAATCAGGTCGATGCCGTGCTGCCCGAAGCCCTGCGCGGCGCCTGCCGCGTGCTCCGCTTCCAGGACAATAACCTGACTTTGGGGGTGCCGGCCGCATCGCACTCGGCCAAATTGCGCCAGCTGGCGCCCCGGATCGTGGCCGGGCTCGAGAAGCAAGGGTGGCAGGTTAACGGAATCGCAGTGCGCGTTCAAGCATCCCTGACCCGTCCCGTTGAAGCCCTCATGGCTGAACATGCCCTGCCCCGCCAGCCCGCCCAACCCCTGGGAAATCAAGGCATTGCGGCGTTCGAGGAACTGCAGGGACACCTGCGCGAAGGACCGCTGGCCAACGCCGTGGCGCGGCTGCTGGCCCGGCGCAAGCCGGGTTGA
- a CDS encoding M23 family metallopeptidase → MQIIIVHPRLRQARTLTITPRLAAGAVAALLATVALGALLLHAVTASTDSVLPWQETTARVESDEARQEAAMRENINQLARRVGEMQAKLVQLDALGERVAGLAGVTPTFNMKRNPGRGGLLVDPHELSRKDVSSELDKLESQLAERSDYLSVLDAQLTTLSVRKSMTPTVMPVSEGLHVSSFGWRLDPFTGSRSLHEGIDFTAPSGTPIVAAAGGVVQAAEHHAGYGYMIDLDHGNDLVTRYAHTSRLLVKTGDLVKRGQKIALVGSTGRSTGPHLHFEVRISGVAVDPNMFLVHGPGKQPVPNAPVIATLPAQPLD, encoded by the coding sequence GTGCAGATCATCATAGTGCATCCGCGCTTGCGCCAGGCACGCACGCTTACCATCACGCCGCGCCTTGCGGCGGGCGCGGTGGCGGCCCTGCTGGCCACCGTGGCGCTTGGCGCGCTGCTGCTGCATGCGGTCACCGCCAGCACCGACAGCGTGCTGCCGTGGCAGGAAACGACCGCACGCGTCGAATCCGACGAGGCCCGCCAGGAAGCGGCCATGCGCGAAAACATCAACCAGCTGGCCCGCCGCGTGGGCGAAATGCAGGCCAAGCTAGTCCAGCTCGACGCCCTGGGTGAACGGGTGGCCGGACTGGCAGGCGTGACCCCCACTTTCAACATGAAGCGCAACCCCGGCCGCGGCGGCCTGCTGGTCGATCCGCACGAACTGTCGCGCAAGGATGTCAGCAGCGAACTGGACAAGCTTGAATCGCAGCTGGCCGAGCGGTCCGATTACCTGAGCGTGCTCGACGCCCAATTGACGACGCTGTCGGTGCGCAAATCCATGACGCCCACGGTCATGCCGGTGTCCGAAGGCCTGCACGTGTCCAGCTTTGGCTGGCGGCTGGACCCGTTCACGGGTTCGCGGTCGCTGCATGAAGGGATCGACTTCACCGCGCCCAGCGGTACCCCGATCGTGGCGGCGGCGGGCGGGGTGGTGCAGGCGGCCGAGCACCACGCGGGATATGGTTACATGATCGATCTGGATCACGGCAACGACCTGGTCACCCGCTATGCCCACACCTCGCGCCTGCTGGTCAAGACCGGCGATCTGGTCAAGCGGGGACAAAAGATTGCGCTGGTCGGCAGCACCGGGCGATCCACCGGGCCGCACCTGCACTTCGAGGTACGGATCTCGGGTGTTGCGGTCGATCCCAATATGTTTCTGGTCCATGGCCCCGGCAAGCAGCCGGTGCCCAATGCACCGGTGATCGCGACGCTGCCTGCGCAGCCGCTGGACTGA